The Acidimicrobiales bacterium genome includes the window CAGCGAGCGGGATGCCGGGTGGGGGGCGGTCTTGCAATGCTCGTCGGTCAGGCGGCGGTCGCCTTCACGGCATGGACGGGTGTGGACGCTCCCGTGTCCGACATGACCGCAGCGGCAAAGAAGGTACTCGCCGCGCGTGGCGGTCACTAGGTTGGGGCGATGCGTCATGTCGCCCTCATCGGGATGATGGGCTCGGGGAAGTCCACCGTCGGTCGACGCGTCGCGGCGCTCACCGGACGGGAGTTCGTCGATCTCGACGACGCGATCGTGGCCCGCGAGGGCACCTCGATCCCCGACATCTTCGCAACCGACGGCGAGGCGGCCTTCCGCGGGGCCGAGTTCGAGGCGCTCGTCGCTGTGTTGGCCCGGACCGACCCCGTGGTCGTCGCCACCGGCGGCGGCGTCGTCATGACGGCCGCCTGTCGCGAGCTCCTCGACCGCGGCGCCGATGTCGTCTGGCTCCGCACGAGTCCGACCTGTCTGGCCGGGCGCGTCGGCGACGGCCGCGGCCGCCCACTCCTCTCCGGCGAGGACCCCGCGACCGTGCTGAGGCGTCTCGCCGATGACCGTGAGCCGTTCTACGCAGCGACTGCGGACGTGGTCGTCGACACCGACGGGCTGACCGTCGACGCGGTGGCGGAACTCGTCGTCAGCCGGCTCGCCTCGGAGGCCACCACATGATCGTCGTCCCCGTCCCGCTGGGTGAGCGGTCCTACGAGGTCCTCGTCGGCGACGGAGCGCGCCACGAGCTCGCCCGGGTCGTTCCGGCCGGCGTGCGGCGCGTGGCGGTCGTCACCCAGGCGGGGGTCGGCGTCGACGTCGACCCCGGGGTCGAGCACCGTGTGTTCACCATCGGCGACGGCGAGACCGCCAAGTCACTCACCACTGTCGAGGACCTGTGCGGCCGCTTCGCCCGATGGGGGCTGACCCGCGCCGACGCCGTCGTGGCTGTCGGCGGCGGGCTCGTCACCGACGTGGCGGGCTTCGCCGCCGCGGTCTACCACCGCGGCATACCCGTCGTCCATGTGTCGACCACCCTGCTCGGCCAGATCGACGCAGCCATCGGAGGGAAGACCGGCGTCAACCTGGCCGAGGGCAAGAACCTCGTCGGTGCGTTCTGGCAGCCGAGTGCGGTGATATGTGACACCGGGGTCCTGGCCACGCTGCCGCCGCGCGAGTACCGCAGCGGCCTCGGCGAGCTGGCCAAGTACCACTTCCTGGGCGGCGGCCGACTCGACGACCTCTCCATCGAGGAGCGGGTGGCCGCGTGCGTCCGGATCAAGGCCGACGTGGTCGCAGGAGACGAGACCGAGTCGGGGCGGCGGGCGATCCTGAACTACGGGCACACCCTCGCGCATGCGCTCGAGATCGCGGGGCGCTTCGACCTCCGCCACGGTGAAGCCGTCGCGATCGGGCTGATCTACGCCGCGGAACTCGCCCGCAACCTCGGCCGCATCGACGACGAGGCGGTCGCGGAACACCGACGCGTCGTCGCACGCTACGAACTTCCCGACCACCTACCGGCCGGTGTCGACGGCGACGAGATCGTCGAGTTGTTCGGTCGTGACAAGAAGGCGGTCGACGGGGTCACCTTCGTCCTCGACGGCCCTGACGGCGTCGAGCCGGTCACCGGCATCGACCGCGATCTGCTGCTCGCCACCCTGGAGACCATCCGATGAGCCGTCCGACCGTCCTGTTGCTGTCCGGGCCGAATCTGCAGATGCTCGGCACCCGCGAACCGGAGGTGTACGGCACGGCGACCCTCGACGACCACGTCGCGACGGCCCGCGCCGTTGCGGATACGCACGGGCTCGAGCTGGAGCATCTCCAGTCCAACCACGAGGGTGTGCTCGTCGACGCCGTGGCGGCGGCCCGCGGCCGTTGCGCGGCGATCGTCATCAATCCGGGTGCGTTCACCCACTACAGCTGGGCCATCCACGACGCCCTCGCCGCCTTCGAAGGCCCGGTGATCGAACTGCACCTCTCGAACCCGAACGCACGCGAGCCCTGGCGTCACACCTCCGTCGTCGCCCCTGTGGCCACGGGGACCATCGTCGGTTTCGGTGGCCACGGCTACCGGCTCGCCATCGGCGCCGTCGCGGAGATCCTCGCCGGCGACGGATCGTGACCACGGGCGATCTGCCCGCGCTCGACGTCTCGGGGCGTCTCGACCGCGTCCTGGCCGACCTGGGCGACGCCGGATGTGAGGTGCTCGTCGTCAGCGGCCGTTCCAACGTGCGTTGGCTGAGCGGATTCACCGGCTCGGCGGGTGTCGCCGTCGTGAGCGCCTCGGACGCGGTCCTCGTGACAGACGCGCGCTACGGCGCCCGCGCCGACGAGGAGCTGGCGGCGTCATCGAGTCCGTTCTCGGTGGTGGTCGCCGATGGTCCCCACAGTGAGCTTCAGCGCCTGCTCGGCTCCGGGGACCGGCTCGGTCTCGAGGCCGCCCACGTGTCGTGGGAGGACCGCCGGACCTACGGGGAGTGGTTCCCCGACGTGGACATCGTCGCTGTGAGCGGGCTCGTCGAGCGCCACAGGATGATCAAGGACACCGCCGAGCTGGCCCGGATGCGGCGCGCGGCACGGATCGCCGACGCTGCCCTGGGGGAGATGCTGCCGGCACTCGTCGACGGTCCGACCGAGCGCGAGCTGGCGACGGCCCTCGCCGACGCAATGGTGCGGCACGGGGCGCACGGTGTCGCTTTCCCGACGATCGTCGCAACGGGTCCCAATGCGGCGCGGCCCCACCACACCGCCGGCGACAGGGTGATCGGTTCCGGTGAGCTCGTGATCATCGACTCGGGCGCGATGGTGGACGGCTACCGCTCCGACATGACCCGTACCGTCTGCGTGGGCGAGCCCCGCCCCGGCGACGCCGAGCTCGTCGCACTGGTCACCGCGGCCCAACAGGCCGGCGTGGACGCGGTCACCGCGGGTGTGCCCACCCGGGACGTGGACGGGGCATGCCGGGACCTCATCGCCGCCGCCGGCCGTGCAGACGCGTTCGTGCACGGTGCCGGCCACGGGGTCGGTCTCGACATCCACGAGGCACCCCGCGTGTCGCGGCGGGCCGACGAGGTGCTCGCTGTCGGGATGGTCGTGACTGTGGAACCGGGCGTCTATCTGGACGGCCTCACCGGCGTGCGGGTCGAGGACACGGTCGTGGTCACCGACAGCGGGGCCGAGCGTCTGACTCTGGCGCCGAAGACCCTCGTCGTCTGAGCGGACCCCGCCGGGCTCGACGGCCACGTTGCCGACGGAGCGATCCGCGGCGAGACTGCTGCGGCCGGTGAGCCCGATGGAGGACCCATGGCGACGACCACGACGAACGACCTGAAGAACGGCATGACGCTGGATCTCGATGACGGCCTCTTCCAGGTCGTCGAGTTCCAACACGTCAAGCCGGGCAAGGGCGGTGCCTTCGTGCGGACGACGCTGCGCAACGTCCGGACCGGATCAACGGTCGACCGGACCTTCCGGGCCGGTGAGAAGGTCGAGCGGGCCATCGTCGACAAGCGTGAGATGCAGTACCTGTACCGTGACGGCGCCGACTACGTCTTCATGGACACCCAGACCTACGACCAGATGCCGATCTCCGAGTCCACCCTCGGCGACGCGACGAACTACCTGATCGAGAACAACAACGCCGTGCTGTTGATGTACGGCGACGAGATCATCGGGACCGATCTGCCCGCTGCGGTCGTGCTGGAGATCACCGAGACCGAGCCGGGAATCCAGGGAGACCGAGTGTCGGGCGCGACGAAGCCGGCCACGGTCGAAACCGGCCTCGTCGTCAGCGTCCCGCTGTTCGTCGGGCCGGGAGAGAAGATCAAGGTCGACACCCGCTCCGGCGCCTATCTCTCACGGGCGTGAACGACGCCGGGCGCGCCGGACCGGGACGCCGGGGCTCGCGGGAGCGTGTCCTCGGACTGCTCTACGAGGCCGACATGTCCGGCGTCGATCCCGTCGAGGTTCTCGACGCGCAGACCGTCGCTCCGGACCGCTACGCCCGGGAGGCGGTGCGCGGCTTCGCGCAGGCCGCCCCGGATGTCGACGCCATCATCGAAGACGCGTCCCACGGCTGGCACCTCGAGCGCATGCCGCGTGTGGACCGGGCGCTGCTCCGCCTCGCCACCTGGGAACTCGCCCATCGCCCCGACGTGCCGACAGGCGTCATCTTGTCCGAGGCCGTCGAGTTGGCCAAGGAGTACTCCACCGAGGACTCCGGCCGTTTCGTGAACGGTGTTCTGGCGGAGATCGCCCGGCGCACCCGCCCCGACGCCCCCGCAGAGGATCCGACGCCGGCGTGATCCCACTCCCGGACCCCCCGCTCGCCGACGGGCGGGTGCGGCTGCGTCCCTGGCGCGACGCCGATGCCGGGGCGCTCGTCGCAGCGTGGTCCGACCCCGAGGTCGTCCGGTGGACGGCGGTTCCACCCGACCCGTCACCCGCCGTCGCCCGACGCTGGATCGCCGGAGATCCCCAGCGCCGTCGGGAGCACCTGTCGCTCGACCTGGTCATCTGCGAGGACGGTGCCGCCCACCGTGACGACGACGACTCCGGCGCCGCGCCGCAGGTGTGCGGAGAAGTGGGACTGGCCGGCTTCCGACCCGGCTCGCGTGTCGCGATGATCGGCTACTGGGCGGCGCCGCACCGGCGGGGCACCGGGATGACCTCTGCGGCGGTCGAACTCGTGGCGACCTGGGCGCTCGCGACACTCGACCTCGACGCGCTCGTCGCCCTGTGTGACCCCCGCAACCCGGCAGCGGTGGCGGTCGCCGCCGGCCGTGGCTTCGTGGAGGCCCGCGTCGCGGACGACGGCCGCCGCATCCTGGTGAGACGGCGGGCGGCACGGTAGCGTCGTCGCTCGACCGTGAAGTGGGTCCCGTGAGGCCCGTACGGACGAGAGGACGACGTGGCCGAACGCGAACGGCGGCTCCTCGGAGCCGCGAGCACGCCATTCGTCACCGGTGATCCGGTGATGGACCGTGGAGACGTCGACCGATCCCTCTACCGCATGGCCCACGAGATCCTCGAGCGCGACGGTACCGACGGTCTCGCCCTCGTCGGGTTGCAGACCGGCGGCGTGGACCTGGCCGAGCGGCTGGCCGCGATCATCGGGGAGGCGACCGACTCCGAGGCGCCCCCCGTGGGTGTTCTCGACGTGGCGCTGCACCGCGACGACGTCGGGTTGCGGCCTGTCGTCGCGCCGGCGCCGACCCGGATCCCCTTCGACGTCAGCGGTAGGACCGTCGTGCTCGTCGACGACGTCCTGTTCACCGGCCGCACCGTGCGTGCGGCCCTCGATGCGCTCACCGACTTCGGACGCCCACGGGTCGTGCGCCTCGCGGTGATGATCGACCGGGGACACCGTGAGCTGCCGATACGGCCCGACTTCGTCGGTCGCAACCTTCCGACGAGCCGCTCCCAGTTGGTTTCCGTGGACGCCGACGGTGTCCGCATCGGCGGGACCGCGGGCGAGGCGACGTGATGGGAGCGACGTGATGAGTCACCCGCCGATCGGGCCGCACCTGCTGGGAATCGACGGGCTGAGTCGAGCCGACATCGTCACGGTGCTCGACACCGCCGACGAGTTCGCCGAGGTCTCCCGACGCGAGATCCCGAAGGTGCCCGCGCTGAGGGGCCGCACGGTTGCCAGCGTCTTCTTCGAGCCGTCGACGAGGACCCGCCTGTCGTTCGAGTCGGCGGCGAAGCGCCTCTCGGCGGACACGATGACGTTCGCCCCGGCCACGTCGTCGCTCGGAAAGGGCGAGTCGGTGCGTGACACCGTGCAGACCCTCGAGGCGATGGGAGCCGACTGTCTCATCGTGCGCCACCGCTCCGCCGGGGTGCCTCGCCAGGTCACCCGCTGGGTCGACGCCGTCGTGATCAACGCCGGGGACGGGACCCATGAACACCCGACCCAGGCACTACTGGACGCGATGACCATCCGCCGTCACCTCGACACCGTCGAGGGCATCCACGTGGCCATCGTCGGCGACATCGCCCACTCGCGTGTCGCCCGCTCGGAGGTCCTGGCGCTGCGCACACTCGGGGCGGAGGTGACCCTCGTCGGGCCCCGGACGCTGATGCCGCCCGACGTCGAGGGGTGGGGCGTAGCGGTGAGTGCGGACCTCGACGCGGTACTGGCGACGGTCGACGTCGTCTACCTGCTGCGGATGCAACTCGAACGCCAACACGAGGCGCTGGTCCCCTCCATGCGGGAGTACCACGAGCGGTTCGGCCTGACCGCTGCCCGGGCGGCGGCGCTGCGCTCCGAGACACTCGTGATGCACCCGGGCCCGATGAACCGCGGTATCGAGTTGGCCGGTGACGTCCCCGAACTGGAACGATCGGTCGTACTCGAGCAGGTGACCAACGGAGTGGCGCTGCGCATGGCCGTTCTCTACCTCCTGCTCGGTGGCCCGCGTGAACACGACAAGCCCGACACCGACGGCGAGAGCTCACAGGAGACGACGAAGCGATGACCGACACCGTGATCACCGGGGGCCTCGTGGTCGATGAGACCGGCGAGCGCCGTGCCGACGTGGTCTTCGGGGACGACGGCACGATTCTCGCTGTCGGGGACGACCTGAGCGCGTCGCGTCGCATCGATGCCGGCGGGTGCATCGTCGCGCCCGGACTCGTCGACCTCCACACCCACCTGCGTCAACCGGGAGGCGAGGAGGCCGAGACGGTCGAGACCGGGAGCCGCGCCGCGGTGCTCGGCGGTTTCACAGCGGTGGTCGCCATGCCGAACACCGACCCGCCGATCGACTCGGCGTCGGTGGTGCGCGAGGTTCTCGCGCTCGGCGAGGCCTCGCTCTGTGACGTCGCCGTCGCCGGCGCGATCACGATCGGTCGCAAGGGCGAGACGCTGGCGCCGATGGCCGAGATGGCGGCGCTGGGCTGCACGATCTTCACCGACGACGGTACGGGCGTCCAGGACGCCCGACTCATGCGGCGGGCCCTCGAGTACGCCGGCGACCTCGGGGTGCGACTCGCCCAGCACTGCGAGGTCGACGCACTGTCGGCGGGCGGGCACATGAACGAAGGGGAGTGGTCGAGCCGCCTCGGCATCCCTGGGATCCCCGCGGAGGCCGAGGAGTTGATGGTCATGCGCGACATCGCCCTCGCCCGCCTCACCGGAACCCACGTCCACTTCCAGCACCTGTCGACCGCCGGTTCGGTCGCCATGGTCGCCGCCGCTCGCCAGGCCGGACTGCCAGTGAGCGCCGAAGCAGCGACGCACCACTTCACGCTCACCGACGAGGCCTGCGCCGCGTTCGACCCCATCTTCAAGGTGAATCCGCCCCTGCGGACGCCGCGGGACCGCGATGCGGTGGCATCGGGGCTCGCAGACGGCACCATCGATGCCATAGCCACCGATCACGCTCCCCACCCGACGCACCGCAAGCAACAGCCCTTCGACGAGGCACCCCCCGGGATGCTCGGCCTCGAGACGGCATTGGCGCTCGCACTCACGGAACTGGACATGGAGATCCCCGCCGTTCTCGCAGCGATGTCGTGGCGGCCGGCCCGCATCGCCGGCCTCGCCCGCCACGGTCGCCCGGTCGCCCCCGGCGAGCCTGCCAACCTCTGCGTCATCGACCCCGAGGCCACCTGGACGGTCGACCCCGAGGCCAGCGCGAGCCGCAGCCGCAACAACCCGTATGCAGGTCGGGAACTGCGGGGCCGGGTGCGCCACACCGTCGTGTCCGGCGAAGCCGTCGTCCTCGACGGCGAGGCGCTCCGGTGAGCGGCGACATCACACCGGCTTCGCTGGTCCTCGTCGACGGGACCGTCTTCGAGGGTCAGGCGATCGGCGCTGAGCCCGAGGGCGGCGTCGCAGCCGGTGAGGTGGTCTTCAACACGGTCCTGACCGGCTACCAGGAGGTCCTCACCGACCCGTCGTACGCCGGGCAGATCATCACCTACACCTACCCCCACATCGGCAACTACGGCGTGACCGACGCTGACGCCGAGAGCCGCTCCGTCTTCGCCCGCGGGGTGGTCGTCCGTGACCTCGCCCGACGCCACAGCAACTGGCGCGCCACGGGAGACCTCGACGGGTACCTGCGCGAACGTGGCCTGCCCGGCATCGCCGGCATCGACACCCGACGGCTCACCCGCCACATCCGCGACGCCGGAGCCATGGTCGGCGCGTTCGGCACCGGCACGGTGGACGAACTGCTCGCCGCGGCGGCGGCCGAACCGGGCACCGACGGCGTGGACCTCGTCGCCACCGTGACCACCGCGGAGCCCTACACGGTCGAGACCACGCGCGGCGACGGGCGTACCCCGTGGAACATCGTCGCGATCGACTACGGCATCAAGACGACGATCCTGACGCACCTGGCGGGGATCGGCACCGTCACGGTCGTCCCGGCGTCGACAGCGGCGGCCGACATCATCGCCCGCGAACCCGACGGCGTATTCCTCTCCAACGGCCCCGGTGACCCGTCAGCGGTCGAGGGGGCAACGGGTGTGATCGACGGACTGCTCGGCGAGGTGCCCGTGTTCGGCATCTGCCTCGGCCACCAACTGCTGTCGGCCACCCTCGGA containing:
- a CDS encoding aspartate carbamoyltransferase catalytic subunit, which encodes MSHPPIGPHLLGIDGLSRADIVTVLDTADEFAEVSRREIPKVPALRGRTVASVFFEPSTRTRLSFESAAKRLSADTMTFAPATSSLGKGESVRDTVQTLEAMGADCLIVRHRSAGVPRQVTRWVDAVVINAGDGTHEHPTQALLDAMTIRRHLDTVEGIHVAIVGDIAHSRVARSEVLALRTLGAEVTLVGPRTLMPPDVEGWGVAVSADLDAVLATVDVVYLLRMQLERQHEALVPSMREYHERFGLTAARAAALRSETLVMHPGPMNRGIELAGDVPELERSVVLEQVTNGVALRMAVLYLLLGGPREHDKPDTDGESSQETTKR
- a CDS encoding 3-dehydroquinate synthase family protein; translated protein: MIVVPVPLGERSYEVLVGDGARHELARVVPAGVRRVAVVTQAGVGVDVDPGVEHRVFTIGDGETAKSLTTVEDLCGRFARWGLTRADAVVAVGGGLVTDVAGFAAAVYHRGIPVVHVSTTLLGQIDAAIGGKTGVNLAEGKNLVGAFWQPSAVICDTGVLATLPPREYRSGLGELAKYHFLGGGRLDDLSIEERVAACVRIKADVVAGDETESGRRAILNYGHTLAHALEIAGRFDLRHGEAVAIGLIYAAELARNLGRIDDEAVAEHRRVVARYELPDHLPAGVDGDEIVELFGRDKKAVDGVTFVLDGPDGVEPVTGIDRDLLLATLETIR
- the pyrR gene encoding bifunctional pyr operon transcriptional regulator/uracil phosphoribosyltransferase PyrR, giving the protein MAERERRLLGAASTPFVTGDPVMDRGDVDRSLYRMAHEILERDGTDGLALVGLQTGGVDLAERLAAIIGEATDSEAPPVGVLDVALHRDDVGLRPVVAPAPTRIPFDVSGRTVVLVDDVLFTGRTVRAALDALTDFGRPRVVRLAVMIDRGHRELPIRPDFVGRNLPTSRSQLVSVDADGVRIGGTAGEAT
- the aroQ gene encoding type II 3-dehydroquinate dehydratase, with translation MSRPTVLLLSGPNLQMLGTREPEVYGTATLDDHVATARAVADTHGLELEHLQSNHEGVLVDAVAAARGRCAAIVINPGAFTHYSWAIHDALAAFEGPVIELHLSNPNAREPWRHTSVVAPVATGTIVGFGGHGYRLAIGAVAEILAGDGS
- the carA gene encoding glutamine-hydrolyzing carbamoyl-phosphate synthase small subunit; the protein is MSGDITPASLVLVDGTVFEGQAIGAEPEGGVAAGEVVFNTVLTGYQEVLTDPSYAGQIITYTYPHIGNYGVTDADAESRSVFARGVVVRDLARRHSNWRATGDLDGYLRERGLPGIAGIDTRRLTRHIRDAGAMVGAFGTGTVDELLAAAAAEPGTDGVDLVATVTTAEPYTVETTRGDGRTPWNIVAIDYGIKTTILTHLAGIGTVTVVPASTAAADIIAREPDGVFLSNGPGDPSAVEGATGVIDGLLGEVPVFGICLGHQLLSATLGAGTYKLPFGHHGGNHPVRDLSNGRIEITSQNHNFCVADEAIDGADITHRNLNDGTVEGIVCRDVPAFGIQYHPEAGPGPHDSRYLFARFDELIATVKGGTRASS
- a CDS encoding Xaa-Pro peptidase family protein → MTTGDLPALDVSGRLDRVLADLGDAGCEVLVVSGRSNVRWLSGFTGSAGVAVVSASDAVLVTDARYGARADEELAASSSPFSVVVADGPHSELQRLLGSGDRLGLEAAHVSWEDRRTYGEWFPDVDIVAVSGLVERHRMIKDTAELARMRRAARIADAALGEMLPALVDGPTERELATALADAMVRHGAHGVAFPTIVATGPNAARPHHTAGDRVIGSGELVIIDSGAMVDGYRSDMTRTVCVGEPRPGDAELVALVTAAQQAGVDAVTAGVPTRDVDGACRDLIAAAGRADAFVHGAGHGVGLDIHEAPRVSRRADEVLAVGMVVTVEPGVYLDGLTGVRVEDTVVVTDSGAERLTLAPKTLVV
- the nusB gene encoding transcription antitermination factor NusB, with the protein product MNDAGRAGPGRRGSRERVLGLLYEADMSGVDPVEVLDAQTVAPDRYAREAVRGFAQAAPDVDAIIEDASHGWHLERMPRVDRALLRLATWELAHRPDVPTGVILSEAVELAKEYSTEDSGRFVNGVLAEIARRTRPDAPAEDPTPA
- the efp gene encoding elongation factor P, producing the protein MATTTTNDLKNGMTLDLDDGLFQVVEFQHVKPGKGGAFVRTTLRNVRTGSTVDRTFRAGEKVERAIVDKREMQYLYRDGADYVFMDTQTYDQMPISESTLGDATNYLIENNNAVLLMYGDEIIGTDLPAAVVLEITETEPGIQGDRVSGATKPATVETGLVVSVPLFVGPGEKIKVDTRSGAYLSRA
- a CDS encoding GNAT family N-acetyltransferase, giving the protein MIPLPDPPLADGRVRLRPWRDADAGALVAAWSDPEVVRWTAVPPDPSPAVARRWIAGDPQRRREHLSLDLVICEDGAAHRDDDDSGAAPQVCGEVGLAGFRPGSRVAMIGYWAAPHRRGTGMTSAAVELVATWALATLDLDALVALCDPRNPAAVAVAAGRGFVEARVADDGRRILVRRRAAR
- a CDS encoding dihydroorotase → MTDTVITGGLVVDETGERRADVVFGDDGTILAVGDDLSASRRIDAGGCIVAPGLVDLHTHLRQPGGEEAETVETGSRAAVLGGFTAVVAMPNTDPPIDSASVVREVLALGEASLCDVAVAGAITIGRKGETLAPMAEMAALGCTIFTDDGTGVQDARLMRRALEYAGDLGVRLAQHCEVDALSAGGHMNEGEWSSRLGIPGIPAEAEELMVMRDIALARLTGTHVHFQHLSTAGSVAMVAAARQAGLPVSAEAATHHFTLTDEACAAFDPIFKVNPPLRTPRDRDAVASGLADGTIDAIATDHAPHPTHRKQQPFDEAPPGMLGLETALALALTELDMEIPAVLAAMSWRPARIAGLARHGRPVAPGEPANLCVIDPEATWTVDPEASASRSRNNPYAGRELRGRVRHTVVSGEAVVLDGEALR
- a CDS encoding shikimate kinase, which encodes MRHVALIGMMGSGKSTVGRRVAALTGREFVDLDDAIVAREGTSIPDIFATDGEAAFRGAEFEALVAVLARTDPVVVATGGGVVMTAACRELLDRGADVVWLRTSPTCLAGRVGDGRGRPLLSGEDPATVLRRLADDREPFYAATADVVVDTDGLTVDAVAELVVSRLASEATT